The following are from one region of the Anabas testudineus chromosome 2, fAnaTes1.2, whole genome shotgun sequence genome:
- the LOC113164503 gene encoding uncharacterized protein LOC113164503 isoform X3 yields MEMKSETSSNETVEWTMGVKTSKPKMSIKLVSSVCNDDGPCTAHHHYREDEHEHDCDNNYGPSTVYAKVEASQKDILRGKDKETAAAQTEMPSTKPKANTLIASRQLIDGNELASVRDQCPLAILTLQGSVIVPRTLPKASVQGKASALHDAAIAKTKMTNKLFDINSEESKKQYYKDLGMQVEERKQKTQEETRRNSIDEKQHNETMVHALWGMPGSGAPNYHLGTVRRTKSLYIAGILPQEQLCDKGYNGLDFYRL; encoded by the exons ATGGAGATGAAAAGCGAGACGTCCAGCAACGAGACGGTTGAGTGGACAATGGGGGTGAAAACATCCAAACCCAAAATGTCGATCAAgcttgtttcctctgtttgtaATGATGATGGACCCTGCAC GGCTCATCATCATTACAGAGAAGATGAACATGAGCATGATTGTGACAATAATTATGGCCCCAGCACTGTTTACGCAAAAGTGGAGGCATCACAAAAGGACATTCTGCGTGGAAAGGACAAAG AgactgctgcagcacaaacagagaTGCCAAGCACAAAGCCCAAGGCCAACACACTG ATAGCAAGCAGGCAGCTGATTGATGGGAACGAGTTGGCCTCTGTCAGGGACCAAT GTCCTCTCGCAATCTTAACCCTCCAAGGATCTGTGATTGTGCCAAGAACTCTACCCAAGGCCTCTGTTCAG ggGAAAGCTTCTGCTCTGCATGATGCTGCCATcgcaaaaacaaaaatgaccaaCAAGCTGTTTGACATCAACTCAGAG gagTCCAAAAAGCAATATTATAAAGACCTTGGCATGCAGGTcgaagagaggaaacaaaagacacaagagGAGACACGGAGAAATAGCATTGATGAAAAACAA CATAATGAGACCATGGTGCACGCCCTCTGGGGAATGCCAGGAAGTGGTGCCCCAAACTACCACCTGGGTACAGTGAGAAGGACCAAAAGTCTTTACATTGCTGGGATTTTACCACAGGAGCAG CTCTGCGACAAAGGCTACAATGGTCTCGACTTCTACCGCCTGTGA
- the LOC113164503 gene encoding uncharacterized protein LOC113164503 isoform X2, with translation MSAPGAPLVQISFAHVPLYPRIMNQHCLECEEESRTHVAQSPAGSGVGGRNMEMKSETSSNETVEWTMGVKTSKPKMSIKLVSSVCNDDGPCTEDEHEHDCDNNYGPSTVYAKVEASQKDILRGKDKETAAAQTEMPSTKPKANTLIASRQLIDGNELASVRDQCPLAILTLQGSVIVPRTLPKASVQGKASALHDAAIAKTKMTNKLFDINSEESKKQYYKDLGMQVEERKQKTQEETRRNSIDEKQHNETMVHALWGMPGSGAPNYHLGTVRRTKSLYIAGILPQEQLCDKGYNGLDFYRL, from the exons ATGTCGGCTCCGGGAGCTCCTCTGGTCCAGATCAGCTTCGCTCATGTCCCTCTCTACCCACGAATTATGAACCAGCACTGTCTAG aaTGTGAAGAGGAGTCACGAACACATGTTGCTCAGAGCCCTGCTGGATCAGGAGTG GGTGGGAGAAACATGGAGATGAAAAGCGAGACGTCCAGCAACGAGACGGTTGAGTGGACAATGGGGGTGAAAACATCCAAACCCAAAATGTCGATCAAgcttgtttcctctgtttgtaATGATGATGGACCCTGCAC AGAAGATGAACATGAGCATGATTGTGACAATAATTATGGCCCCAGCACTGTTTACGCAAAAGTGGAGGCATCACAAAAGGACATTCTGCGTGGAAAGGACAAAG AgactgctgcagcacaaacagagaTGCCAAGCACAAAGCCCAAGGCCAACACACTG ATAGCAAGCAGGCAGCTGATTGATGGGAACGAGTTGGCCTCTGTCAGGGACCAAT GTCCTCTCGCAATCTTAACCCTCCAAGGATCTGTGATTGTGCCAAGAACTCTACCCAAGGCCTCTGTTCAG ggGAAAGCTTCTGCTCTGCATGATGCTGCCATcgcaaaaacaaaaatgaccaaCAAGCTGTTTGACATCAACTCAGAG gagTCCAAAAAGCAATATTATAAAGACCTTGGCATGCAGGTcgaagagaggaaacaaaagacacaagagGAGACACGGAGAAATAGCATTGATGAAAAACAA CATAATGAGACCATGGTGCACGCCCTCTGGGGAATGCCAGGAAGTGGTGCCCCAAACTACCACCTGGGTACAGTGAGAAGGACCAAAAGTCTTTACATTGCTGGGATTTTACCACAGGAGCAG CTCTGCGACAAAGGCTACAATGGTCTCGACTTCTACCGCCTGTGA
- the LOC113164503 gene encoding uncharacterized protein LOC113164503 isoform X1, whose translation MSAPGAPLVQISFAHVPLYPRIMNQHCLECEEESRTHVAQSPAGSGVGGRNMEMKSETSSNETVEWTMGVKTSKPKMSIKLVSSVCNDDGPCTAHHHYREDEHEHDCDNNYGPSTVYAKVEASQKDILRGKDKETAAAQTEMPSTKPKANTLIASRQLIDGNELASVRDQCPLAILTLQGSVIVPRTLPKASVQGKASALHDAAIAKTKMTNKLFDINSEESKKQYYKDLGMQVEERKQKTQEETRRNSIDEKQHNETMVHALWGMPGSGAPNYHLGTVRRTKSLYIAGILPQEQLCDKGYNGLDFYRL comes from the exons ATGTCGGCTCCGGGAGCTCCTCTGGTCCAGATCAGCTTCGCTCATGTCCCTCTCTACCCACGAATTATGAACCAGCACTGTCTAG aaTGTGAAGAGGAGTCACGAACACATGTTGCTCAGAGCCCTGCTGGATCAGGAGTG GGTGGGAGAAACATGGAGATGAAAAGCGAGACGTCCAGCAACGAGACGGTTGAGTGGACAATGGGGGTGAAAACATCCAAACCCAAAATGTCGATCAAgcttgtttcctctgtttgtaATGATGATGGACCCTGCAC GGCTCATCATCATTACAGAGAAGATGAACATGAGCATGATTGTGACAATAATTATGGCCCCAGCACTGTTTACGCAAAAGTGGAGGCATCACAAAAGGACATTCTGCGTGGAAAGGACAAAG AgactgctgcagcacaaacagagaTGCCAAGCACAAAGCCCAAGGCCAACACACTG ATAGCAAGCAGGCAGCTGATTGATGGGAACGAGTTGGCCTCTGTCAGGGACCAAT GTCCTCTCGCAATCTTAACCCTCCAAGGATCTGTGATTGTGCCAAGAACTCTACCCAAGGCCTCTGTTCAG ggGAAAGCTTCTGCTCTGCATGATGCTGCCATcgcaaaaacaaaaatgaccaaCAAGCTGTTTGACATCAACTCAGAG gagTCCAAAAAGCAATATTATAAAGACCTTGGCATGCAGGTcgaagagaggaaacaaaagacacaagagGAGACACGGAGAAATAGCATTGATGAAAAACAA CATAATGAGACCATGGTGCACGCCCTCTGGGGAATGCCAGGAAGTGGTGCCCCAAACTACCACCTGGGTACAGTGAGAAGGACCAAAAGTCTTTACATTGCTGGGATTTTACCACAGGAGCAG CTCTGCGACAAAGGCTACAATGGTCTCGACTTCTACCGCCTGTGA